The nucleotide sequence CGATCAAGCCGGGGCGCGTTCCTTTCAAGGATGGTCGCCTCATGGCGCCGCACGTCACCTTGTGGATCGTGGCTCGTGGCATCAATCTCGGCTTGCAGACACGGATGTATTTTTCCGACGAAGCCGATGCCAATGCAGAGGATCCCATCCTTGTTCGCATCGAACACCGCAGCCGGGTGCAAACTCTCATCGGTCGACGCGAAGGTAGCGTCTATCATTTCGATATTCACTTGCAGGGCGAAAAAGAAACCATCTTTTTCGATATTTGACGCATGAGTATCTCGGTCTTCGAACACCCATTTCTGGCGCAGCTCTTCGGCGATGACGAAGAGATATTGAGCCTGTTCACGGCAGCAGCCGATATTGCTGAAATGTTGCGCTACGAAGCGGCACTGACCGAGGCTCAAGCCGATCTTGGCCTGATACCAACCGAGGCAGGACTTGCAATCGCGCAAACGATAGAGACGTTCGAACCCAGCCTCTCCAGTCTGGCAAAGGCCACGGCCCGCGATGGTGTGGTTATTCCCTCGCTCGTGAAAGAGCTAAAACTGGCTGTGGGGAAAGATTACGGAGAGTATGTTCATTATGGTGCGACGAGCCAGGATGTCATCGATACGAGTCTTGTTTTGCGGCTGAAGCGTACAAGCACAATCCTCTATGGAAGAATTCAACAACTGGTTCAACGCTATGAATGGCTTGAGGTGACGTTCGGAACGAATGCGCTCACCGGCTATACACGTATGCAGGCTGCTCTTCCCATAACCGTATCGGACCGCATCTCGAGCTGGAAAAACCCTCTCTGCAGTTACGGCACGAAGTTGAACGCCATCTCCTTTCCCGTGCAGTTCGGAGGCGCAGCAGGAACGCTTGAAAAATTCGGCACGCAAGCACCAGCCCTGCGGGCGCTGCTAGCCGAAAAGCTCGAACTGCACGATAGTCTGCAATGGCACAGCCAACGCGCATTCATCGTTGAATTTGGTAATCTGCTTTCGCTTGTCACGGGTACTCTGGGAAAGTTCGGACAGGACATCGCACTCATGGCCGAAATGGGTGAGGAACTTTCCCTGACAGGTGGCGGCGGATCGTCGGCTATGCCGCACAAGCAAAATCCCGTGGGAGCGGAGATATTGATTAGCCTTGCCCGCTTCAATGCAGCCCAAATGGGAGGGCTCCATCAGGCGATGGTGCACGAACAGGAACGCTCAGGCGCAGCCTGGATGGTCGAATGGATGGTCCTGCCGCAGATCGTTGCGTCAACCGGCAGTGCTCTTAACATTGCATCGGCGCTGATCGACAAGATTGTCCGGATCGGCACCGAACAAGCGCCAGACACATAACCATCCGGGTATCGATTATAAGTAATTTTTCATTTTACATGACCATTTAGATAGGCATGCTGAAATCAGGACATTCCCTGTTGCGACGAGACGGTCACGGGCAGGAATGGTGGGCGATAGGGAGGAGAACATGAAGAAAATCGCAATAACCGCGCTCGCGGTCTTTTCACTTGCGACGTCGGCAGCTTATGCGGACGTGGTGAAGGTCGGTGTCATCGGTCCATTTTCAGGGCCATTTGCCCTTCAGGGCAAGAACTTCAAAGCTGGCATCGACGCCTATATGGCCGAGCATGGTAACAAGATCGGCGATGACACTGTCGAGATCGTTTATCGCGACGTGCCGCAGGCAGACCCGGCGCAGTCCAAGGCACTTGCGCAGGAACTCGTGGTCAAGGAAGGCGTACAATATCTCGCTGGCTTTTACTTCACTCCTGACGCCATGGCGGTTACACCCATTCTCAAACAAGGCAATGTGCCGATGGTGGTCATGAATGCCGCCACGTCTTCCATCGTAACCAAAAGCCCCTATGTGGTGCGCACGTCCTTCACCACGTGGCAAACGTCAACCCCGATCGCGAATGTCGCACTCGACAAGGGTGTGAAGAAAGTTATCTCGGTTGTGAGCGATTATGGACCAGGAGTGGATGCTGAAAATGCATTCAAGGCAGCGTTCACCGAAGCTGGTGGAGAAGTGGTCGAAGCCATTCGTATGCCACTTGCAACGAACGACTTCAGCCCGATCATGCAGCGCATCAAGGATTCCGGCGCTCAAGGCGTGTTCGCGTTCCTGCCGTCAGGGCCAACGACGCTCGGTTTCATGAAGTCCTATGTCGATAACGGCTTAAAGGGCTCGGGCATCCAGCTTTTCGCTCCGGGTGATCTGACCCAGGAATCCGATCTTCCGGCGTTGGGCGAGAATGCTCTCGGCGTGCTGACGACGTTCCACTATGCGGTTTCCCATGACTCGCCGGAGAACAAGAAGTTCGTAGAGGAAGCCCGGAAAGCTGTTGGCAATCCTGTCGAACTTTCCTTCCCTTCGGTTGGCGCGTATGACGGCATGCATGTCATATACAAGATGATCGAAGCGACCGGCGGCGAAAAAGATGCCGAGAAAGCGGTCGAAGCAGTCAAAGGCATGGAATGGATCAGCCCGCGCGGCCCAGTATCCATCGATCCAGAAAGCCGCCACATGACGCAGAATATCTATCTGCGTGAAGTAGCCAAGGCTGATGACGGGACTTTCTACAACAAGGAAATCCAGACTTTCGAGAAGCAGGGAGACCCCGGACTGAAAGCTCAATAGCTCGGCGGTCGAACTACTGCCGCGCATTGCCTGGAGAGGCGTGAAACGCGTTCGCTCCGGTCCGTAACTGCTTGTTTTACCGCGTATCCCGAACAATGTCTTGCGCATCTCGGGATACGTTCCAACAGGATCATTCAATGCAGACTGTGCTCAGCATTGCTGTCGATGCCCTTGCTTACGGCATGGTGCTTTTCGTCATTTCCATCGGCCTCTCGGTTACCATGGGCTTGATGCGGGTCGTCAATCTGGCTCATGGAGCATTTGCGATGATCGGCGGCTATTTCGCATCCTATGCCGCCCAGCAACTCGGCCTCAATTACGGCTTTGCGATCATTATTGCCGTCGCTGGTACGATGCTCATCGCAGTTCCGGTGGAACGGCTGCTCTATCGGCGCATTTACGGAGCGCCCGAGCTGACCCAGGTTCTGATGACCATCGGCATCACTTTCTGCATCATAGGACTGACGAATTACATATTCGGGCCGACGCTGAAGACCATCCCCTTGCCGGAAGCGCTGCGTGGATCGGTCGATCTCGGATTTCGGGCTATCGCGAAACACCGTGTCTTTGCGATCGGTTGCGGCCTGGTAGTAGCTCTTGGCCTTTGGTACATCATCGAACGCACCGCCTTCGGCGTGAAACTGCGTGCCGCTGTCGACAATGCCAATATGACGGCAGCCCTCGGTGTGCGAACTGAAATCGTTTATGCCGTCAGCTTTGCGCTTGCCATTGGGCTTGCAGCTCTCGGCGGCGTTGTTGGCGCCGAACTTCTGCCTGTTGAGCCCTATTACGCACTCCGCTACATGGTGACTTTTCTGGTGGTTGTTTCGGTCGGTGGTGCAGGCTCCATACCCGGTGCGCTGATCGCTTGCCTCCTACTCGGCGCAATCGATACTACCGGCCGTTATCTGGCACCGGAATATGGCGAGTTCTTCTTTTATCTGGCGGTGATCGTCATTGTGACCCTATTCCCCCGCGGCCTTGCAGGAAGGTTGGCCAGAAAATGACCGACGTGACGCAAAGCCTCAACCAACGCCGTCATTCTCGCGCGGGTTTCCTCGGCATCACAGCCATAATCCTGGCCAGTGTCATCGGCTGGTTTCTGTTTCCCGATAATCTGGCGCTGCTGACACGCATCATCGCAATTGCCTTGCTCGTATTGTCCCTCGATCTGGTGACCGGCTATTGCGGCATCGCAACACTTGGTCACGCTGCCCTATTTGGCGCGGGAGCCTATGGCGCCGGCATCGCCGCCGCACATTTCGGAATTACCGACCCGCTCCTGATGACACTCATCGGCCTGATAGCTGGCGCGATCACCGGACTTGTTTCCGGAGCCGTCATTCTGCGTGCCCACGGCCTCGCGCAACTCGTCCTATCGATTGCCGTGATCCATCTTTTTCACGAAGCGGCTAATAAGGCATCAAGCTGGACCGGCGGTAGCGATGGACTGAGTGGCATTGCGCCCGATCCAATTCTCGGCATATTCGAGTTCGATCTCTACGGACACACGGTCTACATTTACGCTGTAGTCCTGCTGCTGATTTCTTTCATCTTCTTGCGGTTTGTCGTGCGCTCGCCTTTCGGCATGCTTTGCCGGGGCGTGAAAGAAGACCCAATCCGCATTCACGCGATGGGGGCTTCGGTTCAGTCAGTCCAGCTTCGCATGTACGTTATCTCCGGTGCCGTTGCCGGCGTTGGCGGCGCGCTGAACGCCATATCGACGCAGGTCGTCGGGCTCGACAGTCTCAGCTTCACCCTGTCGGCAGAGGCCTTGGTGATGCTGGTTCTCGGCGGCACGGGATCGCTGTTCGGCGGGCTGATCGGCACGGTAGTCTTCATGTGGTTCGAAGACCTCGTCTCTGCCGCAAATCCTTTCCACTGGCTTACGATGGTCGGTGCCCTGCTGATTGCTGTCGTGCTGTTTGCGCCGCGTGGCCTCTACGGCACGGTCGCCTATTACTTTGAAAAGAAGGCGCATCGCAAATGAGCACCGTGTTTGAAGTAACAAAACTGCGCAAGAATTTCGGCGGGCTGGCGGTCACCAACGATGTTTCGATCAGCATGGCGAAAGGCGATCGCGTTGCGCTTATAGGTCCCAACGGGGCAGGCAAGACCACGTTCGTCAATCTTGTTACGGGCAATCTTCCGGCCACCTCCGGCACGGTGACACTGGGCGGCGAAAATGTCTCCAGGCTTAACGCCATGCAGCGCGTTCGGCGTGGGCTTGTGCGCTCATTTCAGGTTACCCGCCTCTTCTTCGACATGACCCCTGAAGAACACGTCGCGCTTGCGATCCTGCAACGAGAAGGCATGACAGGACGCATTCTCGGCAACTATCGCAAAATGCCCGAAGTGATGGATGAAGTGCGCGACATTCTCGATACGCTCGGCCTTCTGTCTCTCGCCCAATTGCGGGCGAACGAGATCGCATATGGCCAGCAGCGTCTTCTGGAAATTGCCCTTGCTTTGGCTCTTCGTCCCAAGGTGCTGCTGCTTGATGAACCTGCCGCAGGAGTTCCACAAAGCGATACGGGCCGCATCGAGGAAGCACTTGCCCGATTACCCCCCGATCTGGCGGTTCTCATGATCGAGCACGATATGGATCTCGTTTTCCGCTTTGCAAAGCGCGTCGTCGTTCTGGCCGCAGGAACGGTAATCTTTGACGGGCTGCCTGAAGATGTCGTGCAGGACGCCCGTGTCCGCGAAGCCTATCTGGGGAGCTATGCGCAATGAGTGCAGCCGCGCTTGAAATTCGCAATCTTTCATCCGGTTACGGCCCCACACGCGTGATCGAAGATGTATCCTTCAAAGCCGATCCGGGGTCGCGGCTTGCCGTTCTTGGCCGCAATGGTGTCGGCAAGACCAGCCTCTTTGCTACCATAGCAGGGCAAACACGCCGTTATGGCGGCGAAATTCTGTTGGACGGGAAGAATATCGCCACGCTTCCTTCGGCAGCTCGCGCAATTGCCGGTCTCGGCTACGTGCCGCAGACCCGTGATGTCTTCCCCACCCTCACAGTTGAAGAAAACCTTTTCGTTGGCCTTAAAAGCCGACCGAAAGACGCGCTTGAAGAAGCCTATGCAATGTTTCCGCGCCTGAAGGAACGACGCCGCAATCTCGGATCACAGCTTTCCGGTGGCGAGCAGCAGATGCTCTCGACCGCGCGCAGCATTCTTGGCCAGCCGACAGTACTGCTGCTCGACGAACCATTGGAAGGGCTTGCTCCCGTCATCTGCGAAGAACTAATGGCTGCTTTCTCGGCATTAGCCCAGAAAGGCGACATGACGATCCTGCTCGTCGAACAGCGCATCCAGAGCGCGCTCGATTTTGCCGATCATGTCATCATACTGGAACGCGGGCGCATCGCATGGTCTGGCACGTCGACAGAACTTGCAGACAATCAGCAGACTGTTGAGGAACTATTGGGTGTGGGCGGCTTGCACTGATCAGTTGCCAACAAACTCGAACTTGTCGACGTCCACGAGGCCCCGGTCGGTAATCTTAAGATGAGGGATCACAGGCAGGGCGATGAAGGCCAGTTGCAGAAATGGCTCTTCGAGGACCGACCCTAGTTCTTCGGCTGCGTGACGCAGAACGCGAAGCTGGTCGCGGACTGTTTCATACGGCTCGGCGCTCATCAAACCAGCAATGGGCAAAGGCATTTCAGCCAACACCTTGCCATCGCGCACGACGACAAAACCGCCTTCAATTTCGCCCAATCGGTTCGCGGCCGCAGCAATGTCTTCGTCGGATGTGCCTACCACACAGATATTATGGCTGTCATGGCTGACCGTTGACGCGATTGCCCCCGATTTCAAGCCGAAGCCGTGCACAAAACCGGTCGCGATATTTCCATTTTTACCGTGCCGTTCGACAACGGCGATCTTGACCACATCCTTTTCGAAATCCGGCTCGACACCCTTCGGGCCGACCTTGAGGTCGAATTTCAGGCTTTCCGTTATGATCTTGCCCGGAATAATCCCGATTGCGCGGGTCTTGCCGCTGTTCGAATGCGAGCGGAAACTCGATGCGCTGACTTTCGGCGCCTTGACGCTGTTGCGCCCCACAGGTGCGACGGCCTTGCGCGCGGCAAACAAATCTTCCGAAACCACCCTGCCCGCTGACAGGACGATTTCAGCGTGGCAGCCTTCGAGGCTATCCACCACGACCATATCAGCCCGTTGCCCCGGGGCAACCAGACCGCGGTCAAAAAGGCCGAAGGCCCTCGCTGCGGAAACGCTTGCAGCTCGGTAAATGGCAATCGGCTCGACGCCGCCTGCAATCGCGGTCCGAATGAGGTAATCAAGATGGCCCTGATCGGCGATATCCAGCGGGTTACGGTCATCCGTGCACAGCGCCAGAAACTGCGCATGGCGCTCCGTAATGATCGGCATGAGCGCTTTCAGGTCCTTGGAAACGGACCCTTCGCGCACAAGCACATGCATGCCTTTGCGCATCTTTTCGAGCGCTTCTTCCGCACTTGTGGCCTCGTGTTCGGTGCGAATGCCCGCAGAAATATAGCCGTTCAGATCAAAGCCGCGCAGAAGCGGCGCGTGGCCATCGATATGCCGCCCCTGAAAAGCTCTCAGCTTCGCCATGCATTCAGGGTCTTTCGCCAGAACGCCCGGAAAATTCATGAACTCCGCAAGCCCGATCACCTTGGGATGGTCCGCAAAAGGTAACAGATCGTCGATCAGAAGCTCGGCGCCAGACGTTTCCATATGGGTCGCCGGTACACAGCTCGAAAGCTGCACACGGATATCCATGATGGTTTCCATGGAGCTATCAAGAAAGAACTTGATACCCTCTGCACCGAGCACGTTGGCGATCTCGTGCGGATCGCAGATGGCGGTCGTCACCCCTTGCGGCAGCACGCAACGATCAAACTCATGCGGCGTAACGTGCGAGGATTCGATGTGAAGATGAGTATCGATAAATCCCGGCACGACGATCCGTCCGGAAATATCGATTTCCTGCTTGCCTTGGTAGGTGCCGAATGTTCCGACAATCCGGTCCCCACAGATGGCAATATCACTTTCGACAAGCTCGCCAGTCACGAGATCGAAGAAACGGCCGCCTTTCAGCACGATGTCGGCAGGTTCCCGTCCTGCGCCCTGATCGATCATCCGTTCCAGCATCACGTTACCTCATATTTCCGGAATCAAGCGTCACAACCTACCATAATGCAAGATGCGGCGGTAAGGTCGCCCTTCCGCCGCATCCATAACCTTTGATGTCCAGATTAACGGACGTACTCAATCATCCGAGCGCGGCTCAGGACCAGTTCGATGCGATCGTCCTGAAGCTTGTGCAGACAGACACGCTTGGTCCACGGGCCATCATGCAGCGTGAACAGGGCCCGTCCCTGGCCCAGGTCTTCCAATGGCATGGCCCGACGCGTAGGACCTATACCCATGATGAGGTGGCCGTCCTTGATATCGAAACTGGCACCATAGGATGGCGCCTGCCAGTGTCCGTCGAGTTCGTGGCCGAGCGGCTCCACTTTGACCGGCTTCAATCGGCGGGACACATAGCCGATTTCCCCTTCCAATTCCGTACCCGTCCAGCGAAGCCGAACCGGTGAGGACGGTGACAGGGATGAGAACCAGCCACCGCCGATATCGTAAAGCGTGTCTTCGGAATCGAGCCAATTGGCTATACCGTTGCGCATTTCCAACCAGAACGGTCCGCTATCCGCCACGTAAAGCCCGTCCGGGATGGTGCAGTTCGTCTCAGGCAACGACAAACCGTTGAGAGCGGCCATGCAGTCCCGCGCCA is from Brucella intermedia LMG 3301 and encodes:
- a CDS encoding ABC transporter ATP-binding protein, whose amino-acid sequence is MSTVFEVTKLRKNFGGLAVTNDVSISMAKGDRVALIGPNGAGKTTFVNLVTGNLPATSGTVTLGGENVSRLNAMQRVRRGLVRSFQVTRLFFDMTPEEHVALAILQREGMTGRILGNYRKMPEVMDEVRDILDTLGLLSLAQLRANEIAYGQQRLLEIALALALRPKVLLLDEPAAGVPQSDTGRIEEALARLPPDLAVLMIEHDMDLVFRFAKRVVVLAAGTVIFDGLPEDVVQDARVREAYLGSYAQ
- a CDS encoding ABC transporter substrate-binding protein — its product is MKKIAITALAVFSLATSAAYADVVKVGVIGPFSGPFALQGKNFKAGIDAYMAEHGNKIGDDTVEIVYRDVPQADPAQSKALAQELVVKEGVQYLAGFYFTPDAMAVTPILKQGNVPMVVMNAATSSIVTKSPYVVRTSFTTWQTSTPIANVALDKGVKKVISVVSDYGPGVDAENAFKAAFTEAGGEVVEAIRMPLATNDFSPIMQRIKDSGAQGVFAFLPSGPTTLGFMKSYVDNGLKGSGIQLFAPGDLTQESDLPALGENALGVLTTFHYAVSHDSPENKKFVEEARKAVGNPVELSFPSVGAYDGMHVIYKMIEATGGEKDAEKAVEAVKGMEWISPRGPVSIDPESRHMTQNIYLREVAKADDGTFYNKEIQTFEKQGDPGLKAQ
- a CDS encoding ABC transporter ATP-binding protein, whose product is MSAAALEIRNLSSGYGPTRVIEDVSFKADPGSRLAVLGRNGVGKTSLFATIAGQTRRYGGEILLDGKNIATLPSAARAIAGLGYVPQTRDVFPTLTVEENLFVGLKSRPKDALEEAYAMFPRLKERRRNLGSQLSGGEQQMLSTARSILGQPTVLLLDEPLEGLAPVICEELMAAFSALAQKGDMTILLVEQRIQSALDFADHVIILERGRIAWSGTSTELADNQQTVEELLGVGGLH
- a CDS encoding 3-carboxy-cis,cis-muconate cycloisomerase yields the protein MSISVFEHPFLAQLFGDDEEILSLFTAAADIAEMLRYEAALTEAQADLGLIPTEAGLAIAQTIETFEPSLSSLAKATARDGVVIPSLVKELKLAVGKDYGEYVHYGATSQDVIDTSLVLRLKRTSTILYGRIQQLVQRYEWLEVTFGTNALTGYTRMQAALPITVSDRISSWKNPLCSYGTKLNAISFPVQFGGAAGTLEKFGTQAPALRALLAEKLELHDSLQWHSQRAFIVEFGNLLSLVTGTLGKFGQDIALMAEMGEELSLTGGGGSSAMPHKQNPVGAEILISLARFNAAQMGGLHQAMVHEQERSGAAWMVEWMVLPQIVASTGSALNIASALIDKIVRIGTEQAPDT
- the ade gene encoding adenine deaminase translates to MLERMIDQGAGREPADIVLKGGRFFDLVTGELVESDIAICGDRIVGTFGTYQGKQEIDISGRIVVPGFIDTHLHIESSHVTPHEFDRCVLPQGVTTAICDPHEIANVLGAEGIKFFLDSSMETIMDIRVQLSSCVPATHMETSGAELLIDDLLPFADHPKVIGLAEFMNFPGVLAKDPECMAKLRAFQGRHIDGHAPLLRGFDLNGYISAGIRTEHEATSAEEALEKMRKGMHVLVREGSVSKDLKALMPIITERHAQFLALCTDDRNPLDIADQGHLDYLIRTAIAGGVEPIAIYRAASVSAARAFGLFDRGLVAPGQRADMVVVDSLEGCHAEIVLSAGRVVSEDLFAARKAVAPVGRNSVKAPKVSASSFRSHSNSGKTRAIGIIPGKIITESLKFDLKVGPKGVEPDFEKDVVKIAVVERHGKNGNIATGFVHGFGLKSGAIASTVSHDSHNICVVGTSDEDIAAAANRLGEIEGGFVVVRDGKVLAEMPLPIAGLMSAEPYETVRDQLRVLRHAAEELGSVLEEPFLQLAFIALPVIPHLKITDRGLVDVDKFEFVGN
- a CDS encoding branched-chain amino acid ABC transporter permease; translation: MQTVLSIAVDALAYGMVLFVISIGLSVTMGLMRVVNLAHGAFAMIGGYFASYAAQQLGLNYGFAIIIAVAGTMLIAVPVERLLYRRIYGAPELTQVLMTIGITFCIIGLTNYIFGPTLKTIPLPEALRGSVDLGFRAIAKHRVFAIGCGLVVALGLWYIIERTAFGVKLRAAVDNANMTAALGVRTEIVYAVSFALAIGLAALGGVVGAELLPVEPYYALRYMVTFLVVVSVGGAGSIPGALIACLLLGAIDTTGRYLAPEYGEFFFYLAVIVIVTLFPRGLAGRLARK
- a CDS encoding branched-chain amino acid ABC transporter permease; the encoded protein is MTDVTQSLNQRRHSRAGFLGITAIILASVIGWFLFPDNLALLTRIIAIALLVLSLDLVTGYCGIATLGHAALFGAGAYGAGIAAAHFGITDPLLMTLIGLIAGAITGLVSGAVILRAHGLAQLVLSIAVIHLFHEAANKASSWTGGSDGLSGIAPDPILGIFEFDLYGHTVYIYAVVLLLISFIFLRFVVRSPFGMLCRGVKEDPIRIHAMGASVQSVQLRMYVISGAVAGVGGALNAISTQVVGLDSLSFTLSAEALVMLVLGGTGSLFGGLIGTVVFMWFEDLVSAANPFHWLTMVGALLIAVVLFAPRGLYGTVAYYFEKKAHRK